In Wolinella succinogenes DSM 1740, a single genomic region encodes these proteins:
- the sdhE gene encoding 8-methylmenaquinol:fumarate reductase membrane anchor subunit, producing the protein MQKEFAFFPGCVLSQAAIESKKSIEAIAPVLGIKLREIEGWSCCGASQAQCVDPLATLVANARNLALAEQMNLPVLTTCSTCLLMLTRAKAELDRGAKDQINSFLAKGNMSYQGTSEVTSLLWVLAQNVEELKSKVKKPLSNLKVAVFYGCHSLRPEKDLGFESSTNPTSFETIVKALGAQVVPFEKRLNCCGFHAVYPAESSAMKMTSGIINTAAKSEAHCVVTPCPLCQMQLDIYQEDAQKIAKSKERVPVLHLSQLVGLALGIPAKELGLNHNVIDATKLG; encoded by the coding sequence ATGCAAAAAGAGTTTGCTTTTTTTCCTGGCTGCGTATTATCGCAAGCCGCCATTGAATCCAAAAAATCGATCGAGGCAATCGCCCCTGTGCTTGGAATCAAGCTAAGAGAGATTGAAGGCTGGAGCTGCTGCGGCGCCTCTCAAGCTCAGTGTGTTGATCCTCTTGCCACCCTAGTTGCCAACGCCCGCAATCTCGCTCTAGCCGAGCAGATGAATCTTCCCGTGCTGACCACCTGTAGCACATGCTTATTGATGCTAACTCGTGCCAAAGCCGAGCTAGATCGGGGGGCAAAGGATCAAATCAACTCCTTTCTCGCCAAGGGCAACATGAGTTATCAAGGTACGAGCGAAGTCACCAGCCTTCTTTGGGTGTTAGCCCAAAATGTTGAGGAGCTCAAATCCAAAGTGAAAAAACCCCTTTCCAACCTCAAAGTGGCTGTTTTTTATGGTTGCCACAGTCTAAGACCCGAGAAAGATCTTGGATTTGAGAGCTCCACCAACCCCACTAGTTTTGAAACCATTGTCAAAGCTCTAGGCGCTCAAGTGGTGCCTTTTGAGAAACGCCTCAACTGCTGCGGATTCCACGCTGTCTATCCAGCCGAGAGCTCCGCCATGAAAATGACAAGCGGAATCATCAATACCGCCGCCAAAAGCGAAGCTCATTGTGTCGTCACCCCTTGCCCTCTCTGCCAAATGCAGCTGGACATTTATCAGGAGGACGCACAAAAAATCGCCAAATCCAAAGAGCGCGTGCCCGTACTTCACCTCTCTCAGCTTGTTGGTCTAGCGCTTGGAATTCCAGCCAAAGAGCTCGGCCTTAATCACAATGTAATTGACGCCACCAAATTAGGCTAA
- a CDS encoding methyl-accepting chemotaxis protein, whose product MSISKQLLVLLISAILGSSIVFGIGLAKINQTYSIMSESQNKSLPSILLLDDMQRGFYRIRLLLWEHLFFDEQGEMQKLNKKYRDYREEFEENLKNYASLVFLEEESQIYEKEKALYAVYIAMADEVLRLSWEGKKLEGKEYMLTNRLMSRRLTDAIDEHITYNENLAEKNAILAANLKKEAILQMSLVILIISSSMLILSLLIRNSIMQGVHTLRENISKFVAHKELNLRIVYSKNNEIKEIVESFNELISTLEHTIADAKNSSHENAAVSNELSATSVQMRHNAEQSLTIVRNSLAEITQIKNFIDETLTFSDRAKDELSSAGKRLEGAQKDMIMLRDDIAQASQAESALAKELEQMSRNADQIKQVLNVIADVADQTNLLALNAAIEAARAGEHGRGFAVVADEVRKLAERSQNSLTEINSTINIIIESILNASTQMNRNAKNIQKLSDVSSETERVITETTQTMSTSIDLVSTNATKSQKISHDAHKIFEMGENINNLVSQNTQSIQEIVIAADHLAKLSEHLSQKLNQFH is encoded by the coding sequence ATGTCTATTTCAAAACAGCTTTTGGTCTTGCTAATCTCTGCTATTTTAGGCTCTTCTATTGTCTTTGGAATCGGGCTGGCAAAAATCAACCAAACCTACTCCATCATGTCTGAAAGCCAAAATAAATCATTGCCAAGCATCCTTTTGCTTGATGACATGCAGAGAGGATTCTATAGAATAAGACTCCTTCTATGGGAACACCTCTTTTTTGATGAGCAAGGTGAGATGCAAAAATTAAATAAAAAATATCGCGACTACAGAGAAGAATTTGAAGAAAATCTAAAGAACTACGCTTCTCTTGTTTTTCTTGAAGAGGAGTCGCAAATCTACGAAAAAGAGAAGGCGCTCTATGCGGTCTATATTGCCATGGCTGATGAGGTTCTCCGACTCTCCTGGGAAGGGAAAAAGCTAGAAGGCAAGGAGTATATGCTAACCAATCGACTCATGTCTAGGCGCTTAACCGATGCTATTGATGAGCACATCACCTACAATGAAAATCTCGCCGAAAAAAACGCCATTCTCGCCGCCAACCTCAAAAAAGAGGCTATCTTGCAGATGAGCCTCGTGATTCTCATCATTTCAAGCTCTATGCTTATCCTTAGTCTTTTGATTCGAAACAGCATCATGCAGGGCGTGCATACACTGCGTGAAAACATCTCTAAGTTTGTGGCCCACAAAGAGCTCAATCTAAGAATCGTCTACTCTAAAAACAATGAAATCAAAGAGATCGTAGAGAGCTTTAATGAGCTGATCTCAACACTAGAACACACCATTGCCGACGCCAAGAATTCATCCCATGAGAACGCGGCTGTCTCCAACGAGCTGAGCGCCACAAGTGTCCAAATGAGACACAATGCCGAACAAAGTCTCACGATTGTCAGGAACTCTTTGGCTGAAATCACCCAAATCAAAAACTTTATTGATGAGACACTCACCTTTTCTGATAGAGCCAAAGACGAACTCTCCAGCGCTGGAAAAAGGCTAGAAGGTGCCCAAAAAGATATGATCATGCTACGCGATGATATCGCCCAAGCCAGCCAAGCTGAAAGCGCACTTGCCAAAGAGCTAGAACAAATGAGCAGAAACGCAGATCAAATCAAGCAGGTCTTGAATGTCATTGCCGATGTAGCAGACCAAACCAATCTTTTGGCTCTCAATGCCGCCATTGAAGCCGCTAGAGCAGGAGAGCATGGTCGAGGATTTGCCGTGGTGGCTGATGAGGTAAGGAAGCTTGCAGAGAGATCTCAAAACTCACTCACAGAAATTAACTCCACCATCAATATCATCATCGAATCGATCTTGAATGCCTCCACCCAAATGAACCGAAATGCCAAAAACATTCAAAAACTCTCGGATGTTTCATCAGAGACAGAGCGTGTCATCACCGAGACAACGCAGACAATGAGCACTAGCATTGACCTTGTTAGCACCAATGCCACCAAATCACAAAAAATATCTCATGACGCCCATAAAATCTTTGAGATGGGTGAAAACATCAATAACCTTGTCTCTCAAAATACTCAAAGCATCCAAGAGATTGTCATTGCCGCTGATCATTTGGCCAAGCTTTCAGAACATCTCAGCCAAAAGCTCAATCAATTCCACTAA
- the gdhA gene encoding NADP-specific glutamate dehydrogenase has translation MPYIQQTLEQLQKTFPAQKEFHQAVHEVLDSLRPLLAKESKYERYNILQRIVIPERQIGFRVTWMDDAGRIQVNQGYRIQYNSTLGPYKGGIRLHPSVNEGIIKFLGFEQIFKNALTGLAMGGAKGGSDFDPKGKSEAEVMRFAQAFMSELYRHIGPLTDVPAGDIGTGAREIGYLFGQYKKLVNRYEGVLTGKSLLWGGSLARKEATGFGSVYFAEEMLRERGESLEGKTCLVSGSGNVAIYTVQKLLELGAKPITVSDSTGMIHDASGIDLDLLKEIKENRRESLTSYAKEHPGSRFISVGEYPKDHNPLWAIPCFAAFPSATQNELNEKDAKHLLQNGCICVSEGANMPSTPSAVEKFLAAKICYGPGKAANAGGVATSGLEMSQNASMTSWSFEEVDMKLHGIMRGIYRAAKETAKEFGEPHNLVLGANIAGFRKVADAMIEQGI, from the coding sequence ATGCCCTATATCCAGCAGACCCTAGAACAACTCCAAAAAACTTTCCCCGCCCAAAAAGAGTTCCACCAAGCCGTCCACGAAGTCCTTGATAGTCTCCGCCCTCTTTTGGCCAAAGAGTCCAAATATGAGCGCTACAACATTCTTCAACGCATCGTTATCCCCGAGCGCCAAATCGGCTTTCGTGTCACATGGATGGATGACGCAGGCCGCATTCAAGTCAACCAAGGCTACCGCATCCAATACAACTCCACTCTTGGGCCCTACAAAGGGGGAATCAGACTCCATCCCAGCGTGAACGAGGGAATCATCAAATTCCTTGGCTTCGAGCAGATTTTTAAAAATGCCCTCACAGGACTAGCGATGGGGGGCGCCAAAGGAGGCTCTGACTTTGATCCCAAGGGCAAAAGTGAGGCTGAAGTGATGCGATTCGCTCAAGCTTTTATGAGCGAGCTCTATCGCCATATTGGCCCTCTCACAGATGTTCCTGCGGGAGATATTGGCACAGGCGCGCGCGAGATTGGCTATCTATTTGGTCAATACAAGAAACTAGTCAATCGCTATGAAGGCGTCCTCACGGGCAAATCCTTGCTATGGGGCGGCTCGCTCGCTCGCAAGGAGGCGACAGGCTTTGGCTCCGTCTATTTTGCCGAAGAGATGCTAAGAGAAAGAGGGGAGAGCCTAGAGGGCAAAACCTGCCTCGTCTCTGGATCGGGCAATGTCGCCATCTATACCGTGCAAAAACTTCTCGAACTAGGGGCAAAACCCATCACTGTGAGCGATTCAACGGGCATGATTCATGATGCCTCAGGAATTGATCTAGATCTCCTCAAAGAGATCAAGGAGAATCGCCGCGAAAGTCTCACCTCCTATGCCAAAGAGCATCCCGGCTCACGCTTTATTTCTGTGGGTGAATACCCCAAAGATCACAACCCTCTATGGGCAATTCCCTGCTTTGCAGCCTTCCCCAGTGCCACCCAAAACGAGCTCAACGAAAAAGACGCCAAGCACCTCCTCCAAAATGGCTGCATCTGCGTCTCTGAAGGGGCCAATATGCCCTCCACTCCTAGTGCCGTGGAGAAGTTTTTGGCCGCGAAAATCTGCTATGGCCCAGGCAAGGCCGCCAATGCAGGAGGAGTGGCGACTAGTGGTCTAGAGATGAGCCAAAATGCTTCGATGACTTCGTGGAGTTTTGAAGAGGTGGATATGAAGCTTCATGGAATCATGAGGGGAATCTATCGTGCCGCCAAAGAGACCGCCAAAGAGTTTGGCGAACCCCACAATCTCGTCTTGGGCGCCAATATTGCTGGATTCCGCAAGGTCGCTGATGCGATGATCGAGCAGGGGATTTAA
- a CDS encoding recombinase family protein: MAKAIGYIRVSTDQQDLQNQQHSILNYANKNALGKVEFIEVKMSSRKKDEDRKIDELFETLQAGEHLIVSELSRIGRSVVNVVTIVNQLIALGVNLHILKEQLFIKPNEQNPFTDFQINIFLAFAQLERDLISKRTKEALQARKAKGIKLGKPVGTIQGSIYDKDKEKIKELHSLGVTLTNISKKHLGYGTIKSLSEYVKNKLDKEK; this comes from the coding sequence ATGGCAAAAGCTATAGGGTATATTCGAGTAAGCACTGACCAACAAGATTTACAAAATCAACAGCACTCAATTTTAAACTATGCAAATAAAAATGCACTTGGCAAAGTTGAATTTATTGAAGTGAAGATGAGTAGTCGCAAAAAAGATGAAGATAGAAAGATAGATGAACTTTTTGAAACCTTACAAGCTGGTGAACATCTAATCGTATCTGAACTTAGTCGTATAGGAAGAAGTGTTGTAAATGTTGTCACAATTGTCAATCAACTCATAGCTCTTGGCGTAAATCTTCATATCTTAAAAGAACAGCTTTTTATAAAACCAAATGAACAAAATCCATTTACAGATTTTCAAATAAATATTTTTTTAGCTTTTGCACAACTTGAAAGAGATCTTATTAGCAAAAGAACAAAAGAAGCACTACAAGCAAGAAAAGCAAAGGGGATAAAACTTGGCAAACCAGTTGGAACTATTCAAGGAAGCATTTACGATAAAGACAAAGAAAAAATCAAAGAGCTTCATAGTCTTGGTGTAACTCTTACAAATATTTCAAAAAAACACTTAGGTTATGGAACTATTAAAAGTCTAAGTGAATATGTAAAAAATAAACTTGATAAGGAGAAGTAG
- a CDS encoding sensor histidine kinase produces the protein MEQNKLREELKHILENEPENYSKILKLSSELSKYDQDSVRFSIDAGIIDRLGKELVARHETAVSELVKNAYDADAKKVKLTFIDSSEIGGIIVINDDGVGMTKEQLVNGFMRLASSDKIHFPFSPIYNRKRAGKKGIGRFAAQRLGKQLTITTQTEDSEQALEITINWNDFKNDQDLMFIDNKIEYKNRMPKKRSGTRLVIRDLRDKWTEAQIKRVYRYASEILQPFPLAKVKLKTEDPGFKLICKRKDGDFSEIIANDNTMFFEHALAEIKGNVDDEGFMRISINSQKLNYKIKDVLLNRGKPYKQIRNVNLRAYYFVYESSYLSPQIKSFINEKAKEQGGIRLYRNGFRVLPYGETHQEVPNDWLGLDASVRRRTVLPVHANINFFGFIEIDGQDDKFEELSSREGLLENDAFKELTDFGYKVLTDAVTKVGSERGVKTRTNEKNWKKEPEEKIAEIIEELESMTSSKEDEQSFDHEEDNEDVKEKLGSITQKLKEAQEEQKQKQQELLEEKNLLRILAGLGLTIGEFIHEIKQFQGALSADIENIRNIAKSQDELSIISRLDQNVQSINAYTSYFDEAISENIQRELAPIELRSVVESLKDSILNDLQRRNFEFNEKFIGYNLFTCPMHKSEWASILFNLYTNARKAIKKTTVQKGKILVEVGKSRNIVYLEFSDNGVGIPLENREKIFTAFFTTSEPVGKITKNYEEMTGTGLGLKIVKDIITGYGGLIYVKEPNEGYSTTIRIELPHDKKGYKDDI, from the coding sequence ATGGAACAAAACAAGTTAAGAGAAGAGTTAAAACATATACTTGAAAATGAACCTGAAAATTACTCAAAAATTTTAAAATTATCATCTGAGTTATCCAAATATGATCAAGATAGTGTTCGCTTTTCTATAGATGCTGGAATAATAGATCGGCTTGGTAAAGAACTTGTGGCAAGACATGAAACTGCCGTATCTGAATTAGTTAAAAATGCTTATGATGCTGATGCGAAGAAAGTAAAACTAACATTTATTGATTCGTCTGAGATTGGTGGAATTATTGTCATTAATGATGATGGTGTTGGTATGACGAAGGAGCAATTAGTAAATGGTTTTATGAGGTTGGCTTCAAGTGACAAAATTCATTTTCCTTTTTCTCCAATTTATAACAGAAAACGAGCTGGTAAAAAAGGGATTGGTCGTTTCGCGGCTCAAAGGCTTGGAAAACAATTAACTATTACAACTCAGACAGAAGATTCTGAACAAGCCCTTGAGATAACTATAAACTGGAATGATTTCAAAAACGATCAAGATTTAATGTTTATTGACAATAAAATAGAATACAAAAATCGAATGCCTAAGAAAAGAAGTGGTACGAGATTAGTTATAAGAGATTTAAGAGATAAATGGACAGAAGCACAGATCAAAAGGGTTTATCGATATGCATCTGAAATTTTACAGCCGTTTCCACTCGCAAAAGTAAAGCTAAAAACAGAAGATCCAGGTTTTAAACTTATTTGTAAAAGAAAAGATGGTGATTTTAGCGAAATAATTGCAAACGATAATACTATGTTCTTTGAACATGCATTAGCTGAAATAAAAGGTAATGTGGATGATGAAGGTTTTATGAGAATTAGCATCAACAGTCAAAAATTGAATTATAAAATCAAAGATGTATTATTAAATCGAGGTAAACCGTATAAACAAATAAGAAATGTCAATCTAAGAGCTTATTATTTTGTTTATGAAAGTTCTTACTTATCTCCTCAAATCAAATCATTTATCAATGAGAAAGCAAAAGAACAAGGTGGAATAAGACTATATCGAAATGGCTTTAGGGTTCTACCTTATGGAGAAACTCATCAAGAAGTGCCAAATGATTGGTTAGGTCTAGATGCTTCCGTAAGACGAAGAACAGTGTTACCTGTTCATGCAAATATTAACTTTTTTGGTTTTATAGAGATAGATGGACAAGATGATAAATTTGAAGAACTTTCAAGTAGAGAGGGATTATTAGAAAATGATGCATTTAAAGAACTAACCGATTTTGGCTATAAAGTTTTAACAGATGCGGTAACTAAAGTTGGTTCTGAAAGAGGTGTTAAAACTAGAACAAATGAAAAAAACTGGAAAAAAGAGCCAGAAGAAAAAATCGCTGAAATAATCGAAGAATTAGAAAGCATGACATCTTCTAAGGAAGATGAACAAAGCTTTGATCATGAAGAGGACAATGAAGATGTAAAAGAGAAGTTAGGTAGTATCACTCAAAAACTAAAAGAAGCTCAGGAAGAACAAAAGCAGAAACAACAAGAGTTACTCGAAGAAAAAAACTTATTAAGAATATTAGCTGGGCTAGGGCTTACAATAGGAGAATTCATACATGAAATCAAACAGTTTCAAGGAGCACTGTCAGCTGATATTGAAAATATTAGAAACATAGCAAAGAGTCAAGATGAATTGTCGATCATTAGTAGATTAGATCAAAATGTTCAAAGTATAAATGCTTACACTTCTTATTTTGATGAAGCGATTTCTGAAAATATTCAAAGAGAATTAGCTCCTATTGAACTTCGTAGTGTGGTCGAATCTTTAAAAGATAGTATTTTAAATGACTTGCAAAGAAGAAATTTTGAGTTTAATGAAAAGTTTATTGGATACAATTTATTTACATGTCCAATGCATAAATCAGAATGGGCTTCAATATTATTTAATCTCTATACTAATGCAAGAAAGGCAATTAAAAAAACGACTGTACAAAAGGGAAAAATACTTGTGGAAGTGGGGAAAAGTAGGAATATTGTGTATCTTGAATTTTCTGATAATGGAGTAGGAATTCCTCTTGAAAATAGAGAAAAAATATTTACAGCTTTTTTTACTACAAGCGAACCAGTTGGAAAAATTACAAAGAACTATGAAGAAATGACGGGAACTGGATTAGGGTTAAAAATAGTTAAAGATATTATTACAGGATATGGCGGTCTGATTTATGTAAAAGAACCAAATGAAGGTTATAGTACAACTATTAGAATTGAATTACCACATGATAAAAAGGGATATAAAGATGACATATAA